The Solea senegalensis isolate Sse05_10M linkage group LG14, IFAPA_SoseM_1, whole genome shotgun sequence genomic sequence taaataatgttgttataatacagtgtgtcaccagcagcatatcttgcaatcacactgaactgcgacaaatgacttacgtctgttgactcatccaaagccagggaatagaacggtgctgcatttatgtcattcacttgcgtttcctccacttccaaaatcgatggatggattaaaacaagtgataatattttatgttttatctgaaaagccgaaatctgcgagccagatgcaatcatcaaaagagccacacctggctcccgagccataggttccctacccctggtTTAGATCGTATGGGTGCAATCACTGACCTACCTGTACAATGCTTTATATGTAATATTAATCTCTCACTCGGCCTAaacagtacagtatgttttctgtgtgttttgagggCGGAGCGTTGATAAAGGGGATGGGAGGTACCGGTTGCAGCGTAGCCTGCCCTGGCAACCTTTTCATACGAGTCAAGCTTTAAATGCAACTTATTTATGTCTTAAAagaaggttatttttttttacaaagtatacttatttgtgtaaaaaatgtggtttgaatgAAACTGGGTCACATGTCATTGAAGAAATAGTTCCTATAATACTGCATCACAAAGCAACATTGTCTGCATAAGCAAACaccaaaaacattacaaaaatgcACGGATAAACATATTCAACTAAGACGATCGTGATAAATGATGTTGTATAATGCAAGCGAATCAATATAAACAGTGTCATCAGTGCTGAGTGTGTCCAGTGTTGTGTGACAGAATCCATTGTTTACactgctctgcagcagcacatgACTTGGCAGAGCAGCGTATCACAGCTGAgcagactttggtgcagagtcTGTCAAGCATAATAAGTTCATTGTTTGACTGTAAAACACTGAGCCTCCCGTATAACCATTATTCCACTATTTGATACTCAAATGTGTAGGATCATACTGCAGCTGCCAGCTAGAAAGAAAAGGTTAATAATGGCCCTGATGGTTGGTCTTTATGTTTTCACTTGGATCCCACTGATTGTCATCGCTGCCCTTCATGTTTACAGGAAATACATTATCTCCTGCAAGCAAACTGAAGTTCCTTTGTCTGTACCCTGGGATCCAAGTAACCAGGTATTGTAATTTCTGGAAACACGCCATATAAAGATAACCAGACATGGATTCTATTTAATTATATCCAAcagttcttttattttaacagatATACTTAAGCTACAACAACGTATCAGCACTGAAACTAATGGACACCAGAAGCAACTGGGTATTAGCGTGTGAGAAAAATAAGGTCAGTGTTGTTTATGTTACTGTCCAGGATATGGCTTGTTAAATAGTTACAGCTGCTCAGATTCAACCAGGAACTCTGACTAGAAAATGCACCGTCGCAGTTGTTGTACACAAAAAAGGCTCATGAAAGTTGGAAGTTGAGACCTACTGTAAATAAAGCCACTGTCAATACGTCTGCAACCAGCCATTAATGTGTTGTATAGTTTTGACAGCAAACTTGACACAAGCACATTTAATTCCTGCAACAAATCTGCATTTAGACACTAAcccaaactgtttttttgtggttgcgCATTATCGCTCATAGGTCAGACTCTATACACTAGAGGAAAACCACATGCTGTGCTTCAAGGTGGAGATGCATGTCAATGTCGCAGCAGAGCAGACGTTCCACCTACTGTCAGACctcaggaggagaaaagagtgGGACCCACATTACGAGTCagtaactcttttttttttttacatcgtcTGATGCAGAGAAACTTACAGTCAGTGCTGCAGCAGAATGTACTAACAAACCCACAAGTGCAAGTGCAATCTTAATCCTTAAAGCGAAGATTTATTTGATAATATTAATCATGTAATTCCTTGTCATTTTTCCTGAAATGAGATGTATggagttgctgtttttttaaattacatcctaaatgtgattaaaacagtTGCTCATAGATGATGATGGCGGCATGACATTGAACTTAAAGTGaataatgaatatttacatttgaaatacaaAATTTGAGAATTTTTGGAagtgaaataattatttatgtGTCTATTCTGAAATgtaatataacaatattttaaatgctTGGGCACCAGTAGATATCATGATTACAGCCGTAGTACAACACAACGGTAAAGTCACATACAGTGTTCATTTTATGCACTTGTCTGAAGTGTTTGTGACGAGTGTGGGACGTAAAGTTTATTGGCGATGCtaattattagaattattataTTACTTTACAGCGAGTGTGAGGTGATCCACCAGGCAGATGAGGATGACACCTTGTATCGAGTCGCTACACCCTCTGTTGGTAAAGGGGCCAAAGGCAAGGACTTTATCTTACTGGCATCCAGGAGGAAACCATTTGATGCCAGGTGAGCCATGCCAAAATATTGTATCATAAACACTTGGAAAGTTTGTTCGTCATTTACAGTCCACCTCATATATAAATATGCTAGTGTTATTGCATTCCACCTGTTTTTTTATAGCCTTGTGATGCTTTCCCACATTTCTTTCCCTCTCAGAGACCCATATTTGATCGCTCTGCGTTCTGTCACCATGCCCACTCACCCTCCCACTGTTGACTATACCCGTGGAGAGGTGCTGTGTGCAGGCTTCACAATCTGGGAAGAGTCCAGTTCTGTCACCAAGGTTGGCCAAATGACAGGGTCACTCAGTCTGACATGCACGCTTCTTGCTATTCGCTTATGTTACAATGGAAAGTCGCACAACTACAAGAGTTTTTTACATAAACAAACCCttgatgttgttgatgatgacaGTGACTCTGAAATATTTCCTAAAACTCATACGTTAAGACATATTGATATATACACTAGTGACATTTGACTGTTTGTTGAGGGATATTTTGCTTATGGTCATATAAAATGTCCTTTAACTGCATTACTGGTGGCATAGCGATGTTGTTTTCTGAACTGAATGAGACATTACATACAATGTGAAGGTTGGATGAACCATAAGtgaccttttgttttctttcagatcACCTACTACAACCAGGCCACACCTGGTGTCCTCCCTTACATCTCCACAGACATCGCGGGCCTCTCATCCAGCTTTTCCAGTGCTTTTTCTGCCTGCAGCCACTTTTTGGAGGCCAACAAGGACAGCCTGCCTGCATCTGTACTGTGATATAACAGCACTAATACGAGCCACATTTCCAGACACTTTCTAATAATACAAACTAAAATCTGTAATTTGTGAATTCacttgcaaaagaaaaaaggaaatatttgaATTGCTTTCACCATACTCTAAACAACCTTCACCTTTTCCTCTAATTAtaatttttaatcatttaggAATTGTAGATACTAATTGTTGCAGCTTTGCATGGGTAATATTTGTCCATAATTGCCATAAGCAAGAGTTGAGCCACTCAAACGTCCGTGTGTCATGGTCTGATACCTCTCTTTATTATGCACTAATATTCGACAGGAGACATATGTGGACTGAACACAGGCCATTCAAGCACACAGGCGCCATGCTGTTGTGACTCGTGTAGAATGAGGCCTGGCTTTGTCCTGCTGAAATAAACATGGAGACGTCATCTTGAATCATATGGTACCTTCACAAATATGCAGAATCACCCATGTCACCCCATGTCATGGACACTGATGTTACCCCAAACCATCACACATGGTGGCTTTTGTACCTGATTGATAACGGTCTTGATGGTCTGTTTCATCTTTGAATTGAACAAATGTTTCtctcaaaaacaaactgaatctTGGACTCCTAATGTTTCCATTGATGCAATAACGGACTATGTAAAATGACAATGATGTTCCTCACTGTCCATCACTGTAGCATGACGGTTTCTCATATAAACCCACCTGAGGGCTCGATGTTCATGCACATTCAGCAGTGTTTTCTGCCCTTGGGCTTTATCCACAGAGAATTTCCCCCAACTATCtgtattttatgacatttatgatAAACTGTAGATGGTAAAGGATTGTTTAATTGACCTTAATCAATCTTGCACTTTGACTTTGAACTGGCAATTGTTCCACGTTTGCTCTTGCTTTGGTCGATGCTGCTTTTATAATCAATTTTCATTCCCCCCCTCCTTACTTATTATCAAGGTTCAAGCGATTATTACATACTGTAGTTGTAGTTTATTTTGAGAAAACACcccaacttaaaaaaaaagaagggggttTGTATATCAAGAAGAGCCTATTAGACCTCACTTGgggtactgtttttttttgtttcttgtttttaaaaaaagctgcagttAAGTGCATCTGTGTTCACTCAGATTATAAACATATTGGCAATgaatagttgttttgttttgagtcaGTATATTATGATAAAAACATTTGTGCAATAATACTGGATAGGTCAGTCTATCACATGTGGTATATCTTAAGTTCTTAACACTAATCTATTGCAATAGGGCAGACTTGTCACATAGGGATGAAACTTGCCcataaatatataaagatatttgattttgttttagatTATTTTCTACCTCAATGATTAAAGCTTTTAAGCTGTCTGATTTgacttaaaaacataatttaagatgtacagtatattttatgtaaaatctcaactttattttctaaacaataaatcatttaaaggtGAATACTtgcatgtattttattatatgtgGACATTCAGTGGCCAAGTCTCTCACATAACGACTCTTATTGATTTAACtggaacaataaatacattagaCCAGTGGATTATGCTCATTTGAGCGGTTTGTTGTGTTCACCTCCGTCCCCCTGCATTCTTACCATTCCTTAACCGGTTTTTATGACTGAAAAGAGGTACAAACACAGCTTGCACtaactgtatattatatacCAACTGATTCTTGTGTTGCAATAGAACAAAGCTGCCAGAGAACAGCGACAAGAGTGTAACTAAGCTTCTAGGCTAAAAGGAGTTGGTAGCTCTGCTGGTTTTCCACgtattgtgttttctctgtgatcATCCTGTTATGCTCTCAACTGTTTCCTCCAGACAGCAAAACAAGGAGAACAAGAGTGTAATCTGTAACATGATctgcattaaagaaaaaaaacaaaaaaaaaactgtttcagCACTGTGTGGAATTTCAAGTAAAGCAATGACAAACTTTCAGACACGTGCTAGTGAGTAATCctgtaaaataaatctaaattgtCGTGGTAGAAGTGTCTGGTGTGGTTTGGCCTGCAGCTCGGTGCGCTCCATAAACATGTCGCCTCGGGAAGGCAAGCTGCCACCTGATGGCAGTCAGTCCTCCTCCTGAGTATTCCACTCCTGATGGAGCTCTGACTTAACGGACATTTACTGAATATTAAGTGTGGTTGGAGGTGGTAAAAGAGCAAACCTGTGCCCTGGGGGCAGCATTTCACTGCGTCTAGAGCCTGTAACTGAAAGTGTTTGCCCACAGCAGTACGCCAGTGGTTGGTCTTCATCTGGGAggtattttatcttttttatgcgtctttgtcatttattaattaatgtatttaactttaaaaaaagaaagaaaaacaacttgcACATGAAATGGCTCCGCCTACGCTGTAAACGCGACTGACCTAAACCACGTGACAGTACCCGGAAGCAGGACAGTGCGAGGAAGGAGTTGgaactatttttgtttgtttgtttgactgaattATATTCAATGGACGCAAGCAGCGACAGTTTGAGACAACCTCGTGTACGGATGCTACAAACTGCCACGCGAGAAAAGCTCAGAAAGTTTAACTCTCTGCGAGGTGCGTGTTTATTTCGTGTCCGTCGTGTGTTCACCtgctgtatctgtgtgtgtgtgtgtgtgtctaaaagATGTCCTCTTGTCTGTGGACTGAAGGTCGACAGGTGCAGAGTGATGGTGAGTTTTGGGACGTGGTGGTTTTGACCGCTGCCGATGAGAATCAGAGAGAAGCGTATGAGGTGCAGCTCCGTGGGAAAGTGGACAGAAGAGAACTTCCACTGGGAATACACTACGAGGTCTTCTCCGACCCTCCGGGACCCAAGAtaggtgagtgaatgaatgagagatTATTTGTGAATTGGGGAATGAATCTGAGAGATTATTAGTGAATGGATCtgaattagggctgaacaattgaTTGACATTTTGTATGGCCCACTgtaattttcaaatcacaggagACCCAAATGTGTGCCATATTACTATTTTAGatgaaatattgtcctgacctatacacatcatattctacgtCATCGCAatcacaatttcagtcaaaacaatcacaattagatatttattctaAATCGTTCATGTTGTTTGCTTTATATTTTGCTTCAGAAGTCACATATGAATGGCAgccagtaataataataatgcatttcaaacactcaaggacactttacagagacaaacaataaaaaccaaacaacaggAAGACACACAAAATGGAACTGTGAAATTACAGAGagtaggctgatttgaacaggtGAGTTTTGAGTCTGGATTTGAAGAGTGGAAGAGAGTCAGAGTTGTGCATGTCTGGTGGTAGTGAATTCCAGAGATGGGGAGCAAAGTGGCTGAAAGCTCTGCTCCCCATGGTGCTGAGGCGGGCGGAGGGCACagtgaggtggatggaggaggaggatctgaggtGGCGATGTGGAGGAGGTTGGAGAGATACGGAGGGGCGAGGTTTCGGATGGCCTTGAAAGCATACAGGAAGATTTTGACAATACGGGAGGTGCCAAGGCTGTAAACAAGGATTGAAGCGGTATGGGAGAGTAAGGGAGTGCTGCAGACGATTAATGTTGCATACATGGAAATATGCAGACCAGGTAATATTATTGATGTGGGATTGAAATGATAGTGTGCGTTCGAGGATGACATCCAGATTCTTAACCTGAGGGGAGGAGGAAACGGAGGAGCTGTCAATGGTGAGGGAATAAACTGTTAACTTTGGATAGTGTGGATTTTGTGTCCATAAGGAGGATTTCTGTTTTATCACAGTTTAATTTGAGGAAATTAGAGGTGAACCAGGATTTTATTTCAGATAAGCAGTTGGTGAGGGAGAGGGGTGGGAGTGTGGATTTTGGTGAGCTGGATAAATAGTGCTGCGTGTCGTCCGTGAAGCAGTGGAAGTGATTACATTTTCGGAAAATATTGCCATGAGGAAGCAGGAAGATGATAAAGAGTCAGTAGTGCACTCCCTCATGTTTTTACTACTTTAGAGAGTACttaacatacttttactttcattttcactcatCATTATGaccatgcattttttttttaagggaatGGAGGCTCCACTCTGTacgctctgcagcagctggacaGCATGTATGGAAACGCTCTGGGCAAAATGAGAGTCATCCTGATCCATGCAGGTTTGTTAACTTACATTTCAAAGAAAGTGCTTAAGAGAACGTATCCTCCTTTTTACACTTAGCCAAGCGAGTGGTAATTCATTGTCCTTACTCTCGTTCCATTCAGTCAGCGGAGAACGTCAACTACTTAATTTTTTCCCCTGTCCACTTTGAAGACGTGCAACTACAGATTTACAACAATgcagtatttatatacataaaaaaaatcagctccAACATATCAATgcatttaattatattaatgtAAAAATTGCATAAAAACCTCTGTAATCAGAAAGCCGTGTCTCTTGTTGTTGTGCAGTTATGTTTCTTATGCTCTCTAAAgacattaaacaaaacatttcctgATAGAAGAGAGATTCATATAGTTTCACTTGTAATGTTTTCACATTGTTCATTACAAAGATAAATAGTACTGAGTAAATATAACAGTGGAAATGAAGAGATATTTTTCACGCTTCTGGCTCCTTAATGAATGAAAGCTTTAGCTGCATCTACCACATACAGTTCTATGGCATTGATGAttgttcattattcattttaagaaacaacaacaagtctGCACAACAGTTGGTATGAGTGTTTTTTAGGGAGCAACAACTGCGCAGGCACTTTCTGcttcttattttgtaaatgctGTGCGGCACactaaaaattacatttaacagTAAATCTTTAACACATGACAAGACAAACCTTTAGTGACTTGATGTCCAAATGTTTTGTCACAGGTGATTTATGTGAAAATATAACGCTGCCTCCTGCCAATGTTGATGGTTGTTTCTAAATCCTTAGTCATTTTActgcagatactgtatgtgatgtTTCCAACTTAAacctttctgtgtttattcttCCAGGGGGCTTTAGTCAGCGTTTGCCCAGTGCCAGTGCTCTGGGAAAGATCTTCACCGCCTTGCCACTGGGTGACCCTCTCTACCAAATGCTGGAGCTCAAACTCGCCATGTATGTGGATTTCCCATCCCACATGAAGCCTGGTGTACTGGTGACCTGTGCAGATGACATAGAGCTCTACAGCATTGCAGAGGTTGAAAATATCAGCTTTGATAGACCTGGTTTTACAGCTTTGGCTCACCCCTCACCACTGTCCATAGGAACCACCCACGGGGTCTTTGTGTTGGACTCATGTCAAAGGTCTTCTGACTTGGATATGGAGAACAGTTTGTGTTTGCGCTATCTGCACAAACCGAGCATCAACAAAATGCATGAATATGGTGCGGTTTGTAAGAGCCCGAGCGGTTCTTCCTCTCAGTCTGATACTGAGTTTGTCTACACAGACAGCACCTATTATGCCGACTTTAAAACTGCAAAGATGCTTCTTAATCTACTGACAGAGTTGGGGTCTGTGCACTGTGAGATAGATGCATACGGGGACTTTCTTCAAGCCCTGGGCCCCAAAGCTACGATCGACTACACCAGCAACACCGCTAATGTTACTAAAGAGGAGAGAGGGCTGGTTGAAATCCGCCAAAAGATCTTCCATCATCTACAGGGGACTCCCCTGAATGTCATTCTCCTCAATAACTCTAGGTTTTATCACGTCGGAACCACGTCAGAATACCTCTTTCACCTGACAGAGGACACGGCACTGAGGAGTGAGCTGGGCCTCCTGTCGTCTGCCTTCAGCATACACATGGATGAAAACTTTGGCTGCTGTGTGATGTACTGCGTTCTTGATCCCAGTTGCTCTGTGGGAGCTGGATCAGTGGTGGAGTACTCCAGACTGGGAGCAGGTGTGACTGTAGGTAGGGGCTCCATTGTCAGCAACTGTTGCATCAGCCCAGGGCTTTCAGTGCCTGATGCCGTCTTTATGCATTCTCTGAGTGTGAACCACCAGGACAGAACCGGGTTTGTAACTGTCACCTTTGGGATTAA encodes the following:
- the fpgt gene encoding fucose-1-phosphate guanylyltransferase, giving the protein MDASSDSLRQPRVRMLQTATREKLRKFNSLRGRQVQSDGEFWDVVVLTAADENQREAYEVQLRGKVDRRELPLGIHYEVFSDPPGPKIGNGGSTLYALQQLDSMYGNALGKMRVILIHAGGFSQRLPSASALGKIFTALPLGDPLYQMLELKLAMYVDFPSHMKPGVLVTCADDIELYSIAEVENISFDRPGFTALAHPSPLSIGTTHGVFVLDSCQRSSDLDMENSLCLRYLHKPSINKMHEYGAVCKSPSGSSSQSDTEFVYTDSTYYADFKTAKMLLNLLTELGSVHCEIDAYGDFLQALGPKATIDYTSNTANVTKEERGLVEIRQKIFHHLQGTPLNVILLNNSRFYHVGTTSEYLFHLTEDTALRSELGLLSSAFSIHMDENFGCCVMYCVLDPSCSVGAGSVVEYSRLGAGVTVGRGSIVSNCCISPGLSVPDAVFMHSLSVNHQDRTGFVTVTFGINDNLKLSVESPADMEKLKLFGFSLEKCCSYWGMEKEVLSFCGDSPSCSLWNARLFPVCADQQSSFSSSLKMLQAVLSGSMFTLPKDTELMSMQQCLQRKNLEEMLMFRMGLYRDITQRRSTS